GGTCCATGGGCACGACCGGCACCCCCTTCACCTTCACGGGTTCCAGGCCGAGCAAACCCATCCTGTAAAGGTTTTCGGACAGGTCCACGGACGGGCCCCCGTATTTGAACTCGACATGCTTGACGCCCTTCAGCACCTTGTCCTTCAACAGGCCCATGGTGACGGGCTCGTCGTGCTCGTGGTCCACCATGCGGACGGGCCTGGGGACCCCCTTGAAAGTCATCATTTCCGGCCGGCTGAAAGGTTCGTCGGTGATAATGTCGCCGTTTTCGCACCGGAAGGTGACATAACCCATGTCGCCCAGGGCCACCTCCGGCGACCACCAGAACGGGGTGAAGCGGTTGGTCCAGACCCCGTCGTAGACATAGATGCCGATTTTGTCGCAGGCATCCATCCGGTCCACCGATTCCCGGGCCATGATATTGGCCATACCCGGCGTGGAGCCGGCGCCGACCAGGGCGGTCAGGCCCTTTTCCTTAAAGCGGTCGTTCCATTCGGTGAAGATCAGTTTGTAGCTTTCCACGAAGCCGATCTCCTCGATGATCGGGCCGGCCAGGTCCATGTAGGCGGCATTTACGGCCAGGGCGGCTTCCATGACGATCAGGTCGTACTCCAGGGGGAGTCCGTTGATAATGATGTCGCATCCCCGGGCCGCTTCGATCACGTTCTCCACCCGGCCGGCATCCAGCTCGAGGGCGGTGGCCTTCTCCAGTGTTTTGCCCAGTTCTTCGGCGGCTTTGCGGTCGTAGTCCGCGCAGATGATGGCGCCGACATTCTCATCGTCGTTCAGCCGCTTGGCGATGGTGCTCCCCTGAGCGCCCACGCCGGCAATGATCACTTTCTTCATTCGAACATCTCCTCTATAGCGCTGCAGGGATTTCCTGCAGCCTTTTGGCCGGCGGCAATAGCCCGGAGCTGCCTCCGCCGGGAATAAATTCGTCCACGACATTCGCGATATTAACTTAAGAAATATTGGAATTCGTTAATTATTAATCAATTTTAAACGAAAGTCAACATTGATGCGCGATTATTATAAAAATGGCGTATAGGAATATTCCACTGGATCCCCCTCCCTCTAAGGGAGGGGCAGGGGAGGGTGGAGAGAATTCCAGCCAAATCCCGATGTTATCCGTGCAGCGCCCGGCCCACGGCTTTGAAGGCCGCTTCCATGGTGACCTCGGCCAGGGTGGGGTGGGCGTGAATGGTTTCGGCCAGTTCCTGGACCGTGCGTCCGGTTGTGACCGCCAGGGTTCCCTCGGCGATCAGGTCGGTGGCATGGGCGCCGATGATGTGGACGCCCAGCACCCGCCCACTGGCTGTATCGGACACGATCTTGGCCTCTCCCGCCAGTTCGCCGATCACCTGGGCCTTGCCGACGGTTCTGAACAGGACGGTGTCGGCCCGATAATCGAGATTTCGCTCCCCGGCCTGCGCTTCGGTCAGCCCGACGTTGGCCACTTCAGGGGAAGTGAAGATGGCTCCGGGGACAGCCGTGTAGTCCATTTGACGGTCGCCGCCCGTGGCATTTTCGGCGGCAACGATGCCCTCGGTTGAGGCGACATGGGCCAGCATTACCTTGGCCGGCCCCAGGGCGTCACCGATGGCAAAAACGGTGTCGACCGACGTTTGCATGCGGTTGTCGGCGGTAATCCATCCTTTTTCATCCAGTTCCAAACCAAGGGTTTCAAGCCCGATACCTGCGGCGTTCGATTGGCGGCCGATGCACACCAGCACCTTTTCGACTTCGAGTTCAAGCGGTTGACGGT
The Deltaproteobacteria bacterium DNA segment above includes these coding regions:
- a CDS encoding saccharopine dehydrogenase NADP-binding domain-containing protein, with translation MKKVIIAGVGAQGSTIAKRLNDDENVGAIICADYDRKAAEELGKTLEKATALELDAGRVENVIEAARGCDIIINGLPLEYDLIVMEAALAVNAAYMDLAGPIIEEIGFVESYKLIFTEWNDRFKEKGLTALVGAGSTPGMANIMARESVDRMDACDKIGIYVYDGVWTNRFTPFWWSPEVALGDMGYVTFRCENGDIITDEPFSRPEMMTFKGVPRPVRMVDHEHDEPVTMGLLKDKVLKGVKHVEFKYGGPSVDLSENLYRMGLLGLEPVKVKGVPVVPMDLVLKLTPPAPKYPEEIKAIIDQGLEMEEGAFLVRVQGKKDGRDVCIDSYLCAPGLVEAFEASQLSHESYSTGQCAAVFAKMMVNDVLTEKGLFSPEQLEAEQRAYCFRELAGMGVTIDEIVETRRY